tttggccactctgAAAAGCACGTAAgaacttagttccctggccagggatgaaacccgcgccccctgcgttggaagcctgggagtcttaattactggaccacctgggaagtccctaaacttGAAGACTTTGGATGTGGGAGTGGTGTCCTCTCTTCTCACCTagactgtcctttctcctttAACCTAAAGTGTCTCAACACTTCAAAGGAGCCTCTGGGATAGTCATTGGTTCCACTGTAAGCACCAGGGTAAAAGACAACTGGTCAACCGCATCCCTCCTTAACTGGCGCTCAGGCCTGGAGCTGTGTTTGAACTTGTTTGTCCATCTGCAGACCTCTGGGCTGATACAGCACTTCTCAGAATGGGGTCTGGGGACCCCTGTGAGATGGCAAGACCCTTTCAGGAAGTTTTCAAGGTTGAAACTATTCTTACAATAATATTGCAACATTATCTGCCTTTGGCTCTCATTTGCTCAGGAAGGTTTTCCACAGTTTTCCAAGAAAGTGTACTTAGAATACAAATATGTGCATTTTCAGACATTAAGTTTGTTCTAGTACTTTTGCTGAGCTCGTACTACCTTCAACTATTTTTGCTATAGTCTGCTTAACCTCATTATTGTTCagtaaatagctttttttttttggggggggaccacaaaaaaatatatatttttttatattggggGGAGGGAGTAGAAAACAAAGTAGCCCCTATACTGGGCCCTATTCAGTGGCAGCTTCTTGTTCCATAGGGTTAAGGAAGACTTTGAGGAAATAAAAGTTGTTTGGAAAAATCCAGGTGTAGTTGCTTTGTATGTTGTGATGGGTAGAAGGGATGAAGTGAAGTGTGAAGGCCCCTCACACCCTCCATCTTGCCTCAGACTATGTCCTGGAACCCTGGGGCAGAGAAACCGCCACTTTCATTCCTGCTTCTTGGGATTGTTGACGGCCACGTAGTGATAGAGAACGACAAGCAGGAAGAGCGACACGCCCAGCATGTTGGCGAAGATGGCGAGCTGCACGTCCGTGATCATGCTCTTACCTGATCAGCTGGGCTCGGTTCCGACGTGGTCTGGGGTCTATCTTGAGGTAGGAAACCTGAACCGGAAGTTTGCAGCCAGTAAATAGCTATTTTGACATCCTAAAGTTTGCCTCCAGCCTACATGGAAAAGAAGTAAGCAcactttgttgttttgatttacaatcattttttggagattttttaaaattcaagtataaTTTATGTACAGTATtacataagttacaggtgtacaatatagtgattcataatttttaaagattatattccatttatagctgttataaaatattggctctattgCAATCATGCATGggtgtgtgctaggtcacttcaatccaactgtttgcaaccctatggactgtagcccgccaggctcctctgtccatggattctccaggcaataatactggagtgggttgccatgccctcctccacgggatcttccggacccaaaAATCGAAACTGTGTTTCCTATGATTCCTGCATTATAGGCGaaatcttcaccactgagccaccagggaagccccctattctTATTTCTAAAGGTGATTGGTTACTTTCTCAACCCACGGCTTCACCATACAGTCATTTCTCTGGCTCAGAAGGGAGGAACTTTCAAAGAAAAAGGGTGAAAttgtgaataagaaataaaaatatggagaAGGTTATCTTCTCCTTGGCTGTATACATGTTAATAATTTATGACTATTCCTGAAAGTATCATGGTGGGTGATTTCTGGTTTCTGGTCCTGCATGTAAGGAGCTTAGGCATAGTCACTCCATCCCAACAAGCACACagctgaacaaaacaaaaatcaacaacttCTTAGATCTGTCGTTAGAGCAGTGAAGTCACAGAGCAGGCAGctggccaaaaaattaaagagacagACAGGTGGAGAGGATCATGACCTACTAGATATGAAACCTTTAAGTAGGAAATTCTGGGGGAACCAGTGCCTGGGCAGGGAAACCTGAACTATAAGTGATGAATTGCTGGAGACTCAGTGGGGACAGTCTGAGAGTTAAAAACTCCAAGAAGACCCAGGCATCGGGGTCCCCATGATTTTGAGAGGTTTACCTCCAAGAGCTCATAGTGAATATCACGGAAAAAAATCCCTGTGCTTTTcccaggagaaagggaaaaataaccaTTGTGACAAATCAGAGAATTCTGTTCTTcttaacaagggcttcccttagGAGAAACTATTTACCCAGAGCCTAACCTGTCAGGGATTCATTGGAGCCTAATGAtcttggggaagggaaagactTGGCCCCAGACCCCCCTACTTTCTATGTGGGGAAGACAAAGGCCCAATTCCAGCTCCTTCCACCCATCCTGTCCACCCAAAGATGAGGAGAGGAACTGAGAAGCACCAGGGATATTCATagtattcctttattattatttttttgacatGCACGAGATCTTTAGTAAtaccctctctttcccttctgaTACAGCAATTTGTGTCCTCACTTTTTTCCTCAGTTAGCCTGGCAAGAAGCTTTTCAagtttattgatttttccaaAGAACCAACTTTAGGTTTTATcgattttctctattgatttcctgttttcaatttcatcaatttctgctctaatttttattatttcttttctgctgCTTACCttggatttccttttctttttctggtttcctAAAAGAAAAGCTTGAGTGATTGGTTTTAGAAACCCCTTCTTTTCTAATACATGTGTTCAATGTTACAATATTCCCTTTAAGCACTATTTTTGCAGTATATTATTAaaactttaatgttttatttgtattttgttcagaaatttaaaatgtctccTGATATTTCATCTTTGCTCATGTTTTATTTAGAGGTATGCTGTTTAGTGTCCAAAAGTTTGgggattttccattttcttcctgttATTTATTTCTAGCTTAATTCCACTGTGGTCTGAGAGTACACGTgtatgatttttgttgttttaaatgtgTTATGGTTTGatttttatggcccagaatatggTTTATCTTGCTGAATGGTTCATGTgaatttgagaagaatgtgtaacTTGCAaggcaataagacaagaaaaggaaataaaacatatacaaattgagaaggaagaaattaaagtgTCTTTATCCACAGATGACTTGATCATCTATGTAAACAGTATGAAAGAGTCAACAAAAACCTGTTGGAACTAATAAGCGATTATAGcaagtttcaggatacaaggtTACTATACAAAAGCCAATTGATTTCCTATATACCATcaatgaacaagtggaatttgaaataaaaaacattacCATTTACATCAGcactcaaaaaatgaaattttaggtaTAAATCTAGTGAAATATATACAAGATCTACttgaggaaaactacaaaactttgaTGAATGATatgaaaaatgaactaaaaaaccAGAGAGGTATTCTGTGTTCATGGGTGGCAaaactcaatattgtcaagatattAGTTCATCTTaatttgatctatagattcagtgcaaccccaatcaaaattccagcaagttTTTTTTGTGGATAtaaacaagctgattctaaagtgTGTATAGAAAGACAGAAGACCCAGAAGAGCCAACTCTTCTGAGAAGAAGAGTTGAGACGGTTGAGAAGAACAACAAAGTCAGACTGACACTATATCATTTCAAGAGTCCctataaagctacagtattcaagacagtgtgatactggtgaaagagaaagcaaataaatcAGTGGTATAGAATAAACAGCCCTGAAGAAGACTCACAGAAATATAGTCAACTGTCTTTGACAGAGAAGCAAAGCATTACAATGAAGCAAATATAGTCTCTTTgacaaatgatgctggaacaatTGGACACTCACACGCAAAACAAAATTAGTCTAGATACAGACCTCACACCCCTtccaaaaattaagtcaaaatggaGCGTAGTCCTGAATGTGtaatataaaactattaaaaactccTAGACAATGTCATAGAAGGAAACCTAACGACTTTGTGTATAGTGATGACTTTTTTGAGACGACATCAAAGATTTGATTTATGACAGAAATAACTGATCACCTGCACTTCATCAAAGTTAAAACTTCTGTTCTCTGAAAGACACCGTTAAGAGAATGAGGAGATAAGACACAAGCCagaagaatatatttgcaaatgacaccTCTGATAAAGGACtgctctccaaaatatacaaagaacttttaagactcaacaataagaaaacaaacaaccgatttaaaaatgggcagaagacttgaacAAACACCTCACTATAGAAGATATACTGATGgcaagtaagcatatgaaaatattcaatatCATAGGTTACtggggaattgcaaattaaaacaacaagatATCACTATGAACCTGTTATCATGGCCAAAATCCAAAAGGACAGaaaatgctggcaaagatgttgagcaacaggaactctcctTTGTTGctgatggaaatgcaaaatggtacactcactttggaagacagtttggcagtttcttatgaaactaaacatactctAAGCATAAAATCCAAGTGGCACCTGTTGGTATTTATCCtaatgaactgaaaacttatgtccacaggAAAACCTTCACACGGATGTTTATAGCAGGTTTATTCATGagtgccaaaacttggaagcatcCAAAATGTCCCTCAGTGGGTGAATGAATtcataaactgtggtacatccagacaaagGAGTGTTATTCagggctaaaaagaaatgagctatcaggttaagaaaagacacaggagaaacctaaatgcatattactaagtgaaagacaCCAATCTGAAAAGTCTACATCAGTCTGAAAAGTCTACAagctgtatgattccaattatatgacttTCTGGAAAGGGCAAAACTATGGACATGGTAAAAGAAGAGAGGCTACCAGGAATGAAGGGGAGAAGAGGAGTGAAATAGCAGAGCATAGAGCATTCTTTAGGACAGTGAAACgattctgtatgatactacagTGGTGGACACGTGTCATTTATACAAAACCCACACATTGTACAGTACCAAGAGTAAGCCCTAAtgcaaactatggactttgggtgataatgatgagTCATCAGTTGCAATGAATGTACCACTTGAGTTCAAgatgtgaggacttccctggtgccttagacagtgaagcatctgcctacaatgtgggagacctgagttcaatccctgggtcgggaagcggaagaggaagatctggagaagaaaatggcaacacactccagtattcttgcctggaaaatcccatggacagagaagcctggtagactacagtccatggggttgcaaagagtcagatagttCGAGATGGTGGGGGAGGTCGAGTGGGTGTGGGTATGTGGGAATCCTCTGTATTCTCAAGTTTGCTGTGGACCTAAAATCACACTAAAAGCTAATGttcattaattaaaagaaagagtATTGTGATGCCAATTAAGTTGTGGTATCACTTGGAGACCAGTCACTCAGCATTTGCTGAAAAaggaatttaatattttaaatataaggcGTGATGAACTCCTTAAAACCAAAAAGTTATTTGTTACAGATTTTCAGATAGGAATGAGGAAACCTCCAGAATGACTTACAGCACAAGTTATCCTATTAGGTTGGCTGAAGAAATGCACAACATATCTGAAAAGTTATCTTTACAGTTGACAATGCTGAATGCTTGCTGGAATGAAGTCTTCAGGGAAATCACCACAGTGCTGCTTCCCAGTAACACTAACTTGTTACATTAAAGTTTGGGCCACAGAGGTGCCAAATGGACTCATGTGCAGAACTGCACTTTTCCTTTACCAAGGGACAAATCTATCGAGGTGGCTAAGTGTGCTGTTTTTTAATCCGCTACCAGCCCCAACTAATAAACATCGGAGATCTTTCACGGGAACACCTGACAACAAACACTGAAGATCCGAAGACCTTTTATGACAACAAATTCCTTGCTTGGCAACAAACACAATGTGTTGAATAACTTTTTTGAGGCTCACAGTTTATCCTGGAACAAGGCTGTTGACATTTGCATGGATGATACAAAAGCCAAGGTGAGTCAAACTGGTGGCACTTTAGCATGAATCGAGGAAGTGGCCTTAAAGTGGACCCAGGCTTTGGATTCGTCACtgtgaagttaaaaaagaaaacacgaaTCAGTTTCACTTAGCAGTGTCCTTGACAAACCTGTAAAATTTGTTGATCTCATTAGATCTCAACTCCTTGAGCACACATCACGATGGTACTGGTGTTTCTCCCTGACGGAATGGAAGCGCTTGCGTTGCAGGCCGAAGTTTGATGTTTGTCTCAAAGAAAAACTCTGGCAGGTGTTTCAGTCCTGAGTTAAACAAGCTACTTTTGTCATGGAACACCaccactttcactttaaaaaaaacagcagaaagaCAAATCATGACTATTCAGACGTGGGTATTTGGCTGACATTGTGTTGGAAATTAACAGAGCGAGCCCTTTATTCCAAGGAaagcaactgttttttttttttttttttttgctatgattAAGACTGAACTTTCAGGAGAaaattgtgctcagtcactcagtcatgtccgattccttgTGACACCTTGAGCTATagtcctcctctgtccatggaactttccaagcaagaataccagaataggtagccatttcctcctccagaggatcttcctgacccaggaattgaacccatgtctcttgtgtctcctgcattggcagacagattctttaccacttcaccaTACTGtaaaacggagaaggcaatggcaccccactccagtactcttgcctggaaaatcccatgggtggaggagcctggtaggctgcagtccatggggtcgcggagagttggacacgactgagagactttactttcacttttcactttcatgcattggagaaggaaatggcaacccactccagtgttcttgcctggagaatcccagggacgggggagcatggtgggctgctgtctatggggtcgcacagagtcggacacgactgaagcgacttagcagcagcatactgtAAAACCTGAATTCACCATCACGTGTTTGACAGCTTCTCAATATTTTATAGGATAGATGGCAACTTCAATGAATTCTTTTGTATCGTATGAATTATGTCAGCGCTTAGAAGATCTGCATAACTCAGTaaaccaatattttccaaatgaaaaaatgTGTGTTGTTATAgagtcgggcttccctggtggctcagaggttaaagcatctgcctccaacgtgggagacccaggtttgatccctgggtcgggaagatcccctggagaaggaaatggcaacccactccagtattcttgcctggagaatcccatggacagaggagcctggtaggctaccagtTATAGAGATATTTATGAGTAAAATATCCATCCAAAGTGCCACACAGACTCATGGATTTGAATGTAACCTTTACAATGGTATGAACGTTTCATTAGTGTGGTCCTGATTCCACTTTGTAAGTAAACTTTCAATACTATTATTTGGTGTAGTATCAAAAAGGAATATCCATaatcatctgaaaaaaaattgaaaattctcctccctttgttgtttatctgtgtGAAGCTAGATTTTCTTCATACACTTCAACCAACACAGCATACTGAATACAGAAGCAGAGATGAGAGCAGTCTTTTATTATAATAACTCACGACATGAAAGAGATTTGCAAAATGTAGAACaactaaattttcttttgttgtggaaaATCTAGTTTAAAATACAGCTTAAGAAATGCCAttttggggcctccctggtggcgcagtgggtaggaatcctcctgccactgcaggagacacaggttcaatccctggtcccagaagactCCACAggccaaggagcagctaagcccacaagctgcaaatacggagcctgtgagccacaactaatgaagaccctgtgccctagagccctcgggtcacaactgctgagcctgtgagctgcaattCCTGAAaccatgccctagagcccatgctccgcaaaaAGATAAGTCACTGCAGTAAGCCTGCGCACCGCAATGGAAACAgtgcccccactcgccgcaaccagagaaagcctgtgcaaaagcagcaaagacccagcacaaccaaaacacaaacacatgccgCTGTGTTATCTATTATTTTTGATGACTAAGTACCAAATGTTTGAGAATTACTGTGCTCACCTGTGCCTCTGCATGCCACTTATCACATACCTCCCGATCCGATAAAATTGGTCATGAGCACTCAAGGCTATTTGAATTGCCTAcgcttttctcatttattcacaCCAATTCTCATTCTGGCTCCACTTCTAGCTTCTACAGTCCAACTCTGTACACACTCCACCTTCCTTACTCTAGCAGAGCCCCGGTTTCATTTTTCCCTCCTCTGAGTGGCCTTGACCTTCACAGCTGTGTAGGGTTGCAGGGCCCTCTCTGACCCCAAGGGGACACCTTAGTTTTGTCTAACCCAATATGGCGCTCTCGTTCCCCTCGCTAAATCAGTGGTTTCAATGTGCTTGTGAGCCCATGAGATGTGAGAAATCTTCTGAGGACCCTGGAAAGGTACCTCAATCTTCAAATGGGATATAAGACAGGGTTGATTCCCTCTTTCTGCCTGGATGTTGTTGATATACGAAGCCCGGAATCACTGCAGCCACTTGGGACCCACGAGGAGAATCAGCCTAGTGAACGAGTCAGAGTGTGGAGGATGACGGAACATAAAGAGACAGGCAGTTTGGCCCTTGATGACATTATTGTTTTATAAACCAGCCCTGCCACTGCCCAATCTCTACAGAGTTCTTACTAGGGAGCTCTTATTTTTCCTATGGCTTAAGCCATTTGAATGAGAATTTACCTTTACTTTTAGCTGAAAATATCCAAACCCCTCTGGATATTCATGGGAATTACTTTTCCTTGCCTCTGCCCACTCCCGTTAGCTCTCCACTCTCTGATTTCCTTGAGTGAGAAGACATTCTAGCAGAGGGAActtgtgagtcactcagtcgtgtctgactctttgtgaccccatggactgtagcctgccagg
The DNA window shown above is from Odocoileus virginianus isolate 20LAN1187 ecotype Illinois chromosome 32, Ovbor_1.2, whole genome shotgun sequence and carries:
- the LOC139032639 gene encoding dolichyl-diphosphooligosaccharide--protein glycosyltransferase subunit 4; protein product: MITDVQLAIFANMLGVSLFLLVVLYHYVAVNNPKKQE